A region from the Kribbella shirazensis genome encodes:
- a CDS encoding LacI family DNA-binding transcriptional regulator — MKAPRQSDVARLAGVSQSAVSRVVSGDVDRIPEETRQRIRAAVKELGYVPNAAARNLRNKRNRLLGVHTFEAVFPHAREDFYFEFLLGIEERAEEVGYDLVLFTSTGTSDGRRRIYRDGTNRLNLADGSVLLGVATDREELARLWHDGYVFVHIGRREVPGAAIPCIVPDYESAAARIVESLAARGHRNLAYLREGIEQESYADRRTGYRNAVDRLGLHDRSPGFHDEPWLTDEWLDELAKGPETAVVAESVRLAEDLRRGLAARGRSIPSDVSVAVLEGSGTEPGHRWDCLVIPRKEIGRIAIDALVARVEDPDQPPLSQLVQCDLVAGETIADPR; from the coding sequence ATGAAGGCGCCAAGACAATCTGATGTTGCTCGGCTCGCGGGGGTGTCGCAGTCCGCGGTCTCGCGCGTGGTCAGCGGGGACGTCGACCGGATCCCGGAGGAGACCCGGCAGCGGATCCGTGCCGCGGTGAAGGAGCTCGGGTACGTGCCGAACGCGGCCGCCCGGAACCTGCGCAACAAGCGCAACCGGCTGCTCGGTGTCCACACGTTCGAGGCCGTGTTCCCGCACGCCCGCGAGGACTTCTACTTCGAGTTCCTGCTCGGGATCGAGGAACGCGCCGAGGAGGTCGGCTACGACCTGGTGCTGTTCACCTCGACCGGGACGAGTGACGGCCGCCGCCGCATCTACCGCGACGGCACCAACCGGCTGAACCTGGCCGATGGCAGCGTGTTGCTCGGTGTCGCCACCGACCGGGAAGAGCTCGCCCGGCTGTGGCACGACGGCTACGTGTTCGTCCACATCGGCCGCCGCGAGGTGCCAGGCGCGGCGATCCCGTGCATCGTCCCCGACTACGAGAGCGCCGCCGCGCGGATCGTCGAGTCGCTCGCCGCCCGCGGTCACCGCAATCTCGCGTATCTGCGCGAGGGCATCGAGCAGGAGTCGTACGCCGACCGCCGTACGGGTTATCGCAACGCCGTCGACCGGCTCGGACTGCACGACCGCTCACCCGGGTTCCACGACGAGCCTTGGCTCACGGACGAATGGCTGGACGAGCTGGCCAAGGGGCCCGAGACCGCGGTGGTCGCGGAGAGCGTGCGACTCGCGGAGGACCTCCGCCGTGGCCTGGCGGCGCGGGGCCGGAGCATCCCGTCGGATGTCTCTGTGGCGGTCCTGGAGGGGTCGGGCACCGAGCCCGGGCATCGCTGGGACTGTCTGGTGATCCCGCGCAAGGAGATCGGCCGGATCGCGATCGACGCGCTGGTGGCCCGGGTCGAGGACCCGGACCAGCCTCCGCTCAGTCAGCTCGTGCAGTGCGATCTCGTGGCCGGAGAAACCATCGCCGACCCTCGTTAA
- a CDS encoding extracellular solute-binding protein, translating to MKKTAYVASLVLTTGALLATAACTGGAPGAGSGGVQQDAGAQQEIRYMIGQPEDPADLELIKSDLKTFESKNPGITVKLDVIPSENVRTVLQTQLRSGQGPDVFGYDTGPGFAGALAKAGLVYDLTNAYRERNWPVYDFAKKRVTFDGKIVGVPSQIEEVGVFYNKTLFAKFGIAQPKNLTELTAAAEKLKQNNVVPFAVSDKEGWQGGHLLSMSLSSAVGSKGMDDLLNGRTSWNSPPVVDSLAVWKDWNDKGLLTPSPAAVSYDNANALFYSGKAAMNPTGSWLALDIERNAKFEVGFIPFPAKDGAGIFSGGLGSGTFVSASTTKAEASVKFLDYLISPEHGRWAAEKLQDIPAYPIDTAGMKASPLFKQVLDDSAKIADGSGDFGYNIDVLTTDVFNNAMWKGIQGILSDQAEPAQVAAQLQSAYEKSAK from the coding sequence GTGAAGAAGACCGCGTACGTCGCCTCGCTCGTGCTGACCACCGGAGCGCTGCTCGCCACCGCCGCCTGCACCGGAGGCGCCCCGGGCGCCGGGTCCGGGGGCGTCCAGCAGGACGCCGGCGCCCAGCAGGAGATCCGCTACATGATCGGGCAGCCGGAGGACCCGGCGGATCTGGAGCTGATCAAGTCCGACCTGAAGACGTTCGAGTCGAAGAACCCCGGGATCACGGTGAAGCTCGACGTCATCCCTTCCGAGAACGTCAGGACGGTCCTTCAGACGCAACTGCGCTCCGGCCAGGGGCCCGATGTCTTCGGGTACGACACCGGACCGGGTTTCGCCGGCGCGCTCGCCAAGGCAGGGCTCGTGTACGACCTGACCAATGCCTACCGGGAGCGCAACTGGCCGGTCTATGACTTCGCGAAGAAGCGGGTCACCTTCGACGGGAAGATCGTCGGGGTGCCGAGCCAGATCGAGGAGGTCGGCGTCTTCTACAACAAGACCTTGTTCGCGAAGTTCGGGATCGCCCAGCCGAAGAATCTCACCGAGCTGACCGCCGCCGCGGAGAAGCTCAAGCAGAACAACGTCGTCCCGTTCGCGGTGAGCGACAAGGAGGGGTGGCAGGGCGGCCACCTGCTCAGCATGTCGCTGTCCAGCGCCGTCGGGTCCAAGGGCATGGACGACCTGCTCAACGGCCGTACGTCGTGGAACAGCCCGCCGGTTGTGGACTCCCTGGCGGTCTGGAAGGACTGGAACGACAAAGGCCTGCTGACTCCGTCACCGGCCGCGGTCAGCTACGACAACGCGAACGCGCTGTTCTACTCCGGCAAGGCAGCTATGAACCCGACCGGCAGTTGGCTGGCCTTGGACATCGAGCGGAACGCCAAGTTCGAGGTCGGTTTCATCCCGTTCCCGGCCAAGGACGGTGCGGGCATCTTCAGTGGAGGTCTCGGGTCCGGGACCTTTGTGTCCGCCTCGACCACCAAGGCGGAGGCGTCGGTCAAGTTCCTGGACTACCTGATCAGCCCCGAGCACGGCCGCTGGGCCGCGGAGAAGTTGCAGGACATCCCGGCGTACCCGATCGACACGGCGGGGATGAAGGCGTCGCCGTTGTTCAAGCAGGTGCTGGACGACTCGGCCAAGATCGCCGACGGCAGCGGTGACTTCGGGTACAACATCGACGTACTGACCACCGATGTCTTCAACAACGCCATGTGGAAGGGCATCCAGGGCATCCTGAGCGATCAGGCGGAGCCGGCGCAGGTCGCCGCGCAGCTGCAGTCGGCCTACGAGAAGTCGGCCAAATAG
- a CDS encoding ABC transporter ATP-binding protein: MSQPVLEARGVSKHFTAGRAVVRAVEDATLALQPGRIVALVGESGSGKTTLARMLARFYPPTSGEIRLHGKTVQGKPRAYYSDVQLIFQDPFGSLNPLHRVRYNLERAVKLHHAVRTKAELEGRVVELLERVSLSPAEQFIDKFPHELSGGQRQRVVIARALAVEPKVLLGDEPISMLDVSIRLEMLNLLDRLRTEEGLALLYITHDIASARYLCDDIVVMYAGQMVEGGPKEDVIAAPLHPYTQLLIDSSPDPERSRRDAFLDDEDLGEPPSLIDPPAGCRFHPRCPVAMDICRTEAPRRTERPNGQWTHCWQQENA; the protein is encoded by the coding sequence ATGAGTCAACCCGTTCTCGAGGCTCGTGGGGTGTCGAAGCACTTCACGGCCGGTCGTGCGGTGGTGCGCGCGGTTGAGGATGCGACGCTCGCGCTGCAACCGGGCCGGATCGTTGCGCTGGTCGGTGAGAGTGGCAGTGGGAAGACGACGTTGGCCAGGATGCTGGCCAGGTTCTATCCGCCGACGTCCGGTGAGATCCGGTTGCACGGGAAGACGGTTCAGGGAAAGCCGCGGGCCTACTACAGCGACGTACAACTGATCTTTCAGGACCCGTTCGGCTCGCTCAATCCGTTGCACCGGGTGCGGTACAACCTGGAACGGGCCGTCAAGCTGCATCACGCCGTACGGACGAAGGCGGAGCTCGAGGGGCGGGTGGTGGAGTTGCTCGAGCGGGTGAGTCTGTCGCCGGCGGAGCAGTTCATCGACAAGTTTCCGCACGAGTTGTCCGGTGGGCAACGGCAGCGGGTGGTGATCGCCCGGGCCTTGGCGGTCGAGCCGAAGGTACTGCTCGGGGACGAGCCGATCTCCATGCTGGACGTGTCGATCCGGCTGGAGATGCTCAACCTGCTGGACCGCCTGCGGACCGAGGAGGGTCTGGCGCTGCTCTACATCACCCACGACATCGCCAGCGCGCGCTACCTGTGCGACGACATCGTCGTGATGTACGCCGGGCAGATGGTCGAGGGCGGTCCGAAAGAGGACGTGATCGCGGCGCCGCTGCATCCCTACACGCAACTGCTGATCGACTCGTCGCCCGACCCCGAACGCAGCCGTCGGGATGCCTTCTTGGACGATGAGGATCTCGGTGAACCTCCGAGCCTGATCGATCCGCCGGCCGGTTGCCGCTTCCATCCGCGCTGCCCGGTCGCGATGGACATCTGCCGGACCGAGGCACCACGACGGACGGAACGACCCAATGGGCAGTGGACGCACTGCTGGCAGCAGGAGAACGCATGA
- a CDS encoding FAD-dependent oxidoreductase gives MELATDVLVVGGGLGGVAAALTAARLGWRVVLTEPTDWLGGQLTSQAVPPDEHPWIEEYAAPGYAELRRRIRDYYRRNYPLRPDVADDPLLDPGRGIVSRFCHEPRVAAAVLEEMLAPWRANERVTVLLEHSAIAAHTNGDSLSAVTVRDLRSGTERTISATYVVDATELGDLLELAGVEHVVGAESQSVTGELHAPEVADPADQQAISWCFALEHRPGEDHTIDRPAGYAHWRDTVAPFWPGPQLSWRDVVPITLQQREWRLFERNPSEHAPFPLWEFRRILAASNFVDDAIPDVTVVNWPQIDYWERPLIGVEDPSQTLAASRDLSLSFLYWMQTEAGYPGLRLRPDITGTADGLAKTPYIRESRRIAAEFTVLEQHVGVAARPEGAGSEVFADAVGLGRYRIDLHPSTAGRTYVDIEAYPFQIPLGALIPVRVDNLLPANKNIGSTHVTNGCYRLHPVEWSIGEAVGALVSFCLTNGLAPRKVRNDPTHLADYQHLLSDGLGIRLSWPDHIRTHRD, from the coding sequence GTGGAACTCGCAACGGACGTACTGGTGGTCGGGGGCGGCCTGGGAGGTGTCGCGGCAGCGTTGACCGCGGCCCGGCTGGGTTGGCGCGTCGTCCTGACCGAGCCGACCGACTGGCTCGGCGGCCAGCTGACCAGCCAGGCGGTGCCGCCCGACGAGCACCCCTGGATCGAGGAGTACGCCGCGCCGGGGTACGCCGAACTCCGCCGGCGGATCCGGGACTACTACCGGCGGAACTACCCGCTGCGGCCCGACGTAGCGGACGACCCGCTGCTGGATCCCGGCCGCGGCATCGTCAGCCGGTTCTGTCATGAACCGCGCGTGGCCGCCGCGGTCCTCGAGGAGATGCTCGCGCCATGGCGGGCCAACGAACGGGTCACCGTCCTGCTCGAGCACTCGGCGATCGCTGCGCACACCAATGGCGACTCTCTGAGCGCGGTGACGGTGCGCGATCTGCGTTCCGGGACCGAGCGGACGATCAGCGCGACGTACGTCGTCGATGCGACCGAGTTGGGTGACTTGCTGGAGCTGGCCGGGGTCGAGCACGTGGTGGGCGCCGAGAGCCAGTCCGTGACCGGCGAACTGCACGCCCCGGAGGTCGCCGATCCGGCGGATCAGCAGGCGATCTCGTGGTGCTTCGCGCTGGAGCACCGGCCGGGGGAGGACCACACGATCGACCGTCCGGCCGGGTACGCGCACTGGCGGGACACCGTCGCGCCGTTCTGGCCGGGACCGCAGTTGTCCTGGCGGGACGTCGTACCGATCACCCTGCAGCAGCGGGAGTGGCGGTTGTTCGAGCGCAACCCTTCGGAGCATGCGCCGTTCCCACTGTGGGAGTTTCGCCGGATTCTTGCTGCGAGCAACTTTGTCGACGATGCGATTCCGGATGTCACAGTGGTGAACTGGCCGCAGATCGACTACTGGGAACGGCCGTTGATCGGCGTCGAGGATCCTTCGCAGACGTTGGCAGCGAGTCGGGACTTGTCGCTGTCGTTCCTCTACTGGATGCAGACCGAGGCCGGGTATCCGGGCCTGCGGCTGCGTCCGGACATCACCGGTACGGCGGATGGTCTGGCCAAGACGCCGTACATCCGGGAGTCGCGGCGGATCGCGGCCGAGTTCACCGTGCTGGAGCAGCACGTCGGCGTGGCCGCGCGTCCGGAGGGGGCAGGCAGCGAGGTGTTCGCGGACGCGGTGGGGCTCGGGCGGTACCGGATCGATCTGCATCCGAGTACGGCCGGACGGACGTATGTCGACATCGAGGCGTATCCGTTCCAGATCCCGCTCGGTGCGCTGATCCCGGTCCGGGTGGACAACCTGCTGCCGGCCAACAAGAACATCGGCTCCACCCATGTGACCAACGGCTGCTACCGCCTGCATCCCGTCGAGTGGAGCATCGGTGAGGCCGTCGGCGCCTTGGTCAGCTTCTGTCTCACGAACGGACTTGCCCCACGGAAGGTCCGCAACGACCCCACACACCTGGCCGACTATCAGCATCTGCTGTCCGACGGCCTCGGTATCCGGCTGTCCTGGCCGGACCACATCAGAACCCATCGCGACTGA
- a CDS encoding cellulase family glycosylhydrolase yields MLRKSFIALCSTMLLSAVSLVNATAQTTALPALHTEGNRIKNSAGTNITLKGLSVIAPEQNDVCTDCNAKPINELIDMTVSNGWNSKVLRLLVTEALGKDLAAYDATYIKPYVDHAIAKGLYVIIDLHLVRNYGDGAGAVPQSQVKGFWDFIAPRYANNPNVLFEVFNEPIAPDNWATWKSYIQPVVTSIRSVAQNVILMGSPSWSTRLNGALTDPITGGNIAYVYHLYPNQGPATAANLDPKFGTASATLPVVLTEFGWDPSSSANQVTRGTTSGWGLPLRQYLDARPQIGWMGWIFDNFWAPVMFDKNWNLLSGEYQGAFIRDWLAGAPAVSPCSDHLARGATATASSTYDASSGAAKAVDGSCADSGRWMSAVGDTTPVLTLNLGTYKDVNQVDVYSGYGFPNVATGTVLSAFRVEAHTAAGWVQLGTVTGNTRSLVSIPGPTATVDQIRLTITDPSATTPDIARVYEVAAH; encoded by the coding sequence GTGCTCAGGAAGTCCTTCATCGCCCTGTGCTCCACCATGTTGTTGTCCGCGGTGTCCCTGGTGAACGCCACGGCCCAGACAACCGCACTCCCGGCTCTGCACACCGAGGGCAACCGGATCAAGAACAGTGCGGGTACCAACATCACCCTCAAAGGCCTGTCCGTGATCGCGCCCGAGCAGAACGACGTCTGCACCGACTGCAACGCCAAACCGATCAACGAACTGATCGACATGACGGTGTCCAACGGCTGGAACTCCAAGGTACTCCGGCTGCTCGTCACCGAGGCCCTCGGCAAGGATCTCGCGGCGTACGACGCGACTTACATCAAGCCGTACGTCGACCACGCGATCGCCAAAGGTCTCTACGTGATCATCGACCTGCACCTGGTCCGCAACTACGGTGACGGCGCCGGCGCCGTACCGCAGTCGCAGGTGAAGGGCTTCTGGGACTTCATCGCGCCGCGGTACGCGAACAATCCGAACGTGCTCTTCGAGGTGTTCAACGAGCCGATCGCGCCGGACAACTGGGCGACCTGGAAGTCGTACATCCAGCCGGTGGTGACCTCGATCCGGTCGGTCGCGCAGAACGTGATCCTGATGGGCAGCCCGTCCTGGAGTACTCGGCTCAACGGCGCGCTGACAGATCCGATCACCGGCGGCAACATCGCCTACGTCTACCACCTCTACCCGAACCAGGGCCCGGCGACCGCGGCCAACCTCGACCCGAAATTCGGCACCGCGTCCGCCACGCTGCCGGTCGTACTGACCGAGTTCGGCTGGGATCCGTCGTCCTCGGCGAACCAGGTGACCAGGGGGACGACGTCCGGTTGGGGACTGCCGCTGCGGCAGTACCTGGACGCGCGACCGCAGATCGGCTGGATGGGGTGGATCTTCGACAACTTCTGGGCGCCGGTGATGTTCGACAAGAACTGGAATCTGCTCAGCGGTGAGTACCAAGGTGCCTTCATCCGCGACTGGCTGGCAGGTGCCCCCGCGGTCTCACCGTGCTCGGACCATCTGGCCCGTGGCGCCACCGCAACCGCCTCCTCGACGTACGACGCGTCGTCCGGTGCGGCGAAGGCGGTCGACGGGTCGTGCGCGGACTCCGGGCGGTGGATGTCGGCCGTCGGCGACACGACACCCGTACTGACTCTGAATCTGGGCACCTACAAGGACGTCAACCAGGTCGATGTCTACAGCGGGTACGGCTTCCCGAACGTTGCCACCGGCACCGTTCTGTCCGCCTTCCGGGTCGAGGCGCACACGGCCGCCGGCTGGGTCCAGCTCGGCACGGTCACCGGGAACACCCGCTCGCTGGTCTCGATCCCCGGCCCGACTGCCACCGTCGACCAGATCCGCCTGACCATTACCGATCCGTCCGCAACCACCCCCGACATCGCCCGTGTCTACGAGGTCGCGGCTCACTGA
- a CDS encoding ABC transporter ATP-binding protein — MTSDPAAGLAVLDVRGLTVEYATGDTPVRACDAVSFELRRGEILGVAGESGSGKSTLITALMRLQRPPAATTAGSITFHPRAGAEPVDLVTLSPSGLRSLRWTSLAIVLQSAMDALNPVMRVGAQFVDVLRSHDRSLSREQAWAKAATLLGMVGISADRVRSYPHELSGGMRQRASIALALACGPELVVMDEPTTAVDVVMQRQILAQVLRLRRELGFSVVFVTHDLSLLLELADRIAIMYAGRIVEIGTAESLYTKPRHPYTRGLRDSFPPLRSPLRRLTGIPGSPPDLLNPPPGCSFHPRCPDRFDGCDRERPELLTVDEHAVACRLYPSGDDRA, encoded by the coding sequence ATGACCAGCGATCCAGCTGCCGGCCTGGCGGTCCTCGACGTGCGTGGGCTCACTGTCGAATACGCGACTGGCGACACCCCGGTTCGAGCCTGCGACGCCGTTTCGTTCGAGCTCCGCCGGGGCGAGATCCTCGGTGTCGCGGGTGAGTCCGGCTCCGGCAAGTCGACCCTGATCACCGCCTTGATGCGGCTCCAGCGTCCGCCCGCCGCAACCACCGCGGGCAGTATCACCTTCCACCCGCGTGCCGGCGCCGAGCCGGTCGATCTGGTCACGCTGTCGCCGTCCGGGTTGCGCTCGTTGCGATGGACCTCGCTGGCGATCGTGTTGCAGAGCGCGATGGACGCGCTCAATCCGGTAATGCGGGTCGGCGCTCAGTTCGTCGACGTACTGCGTTCGCACGACCGGAGCCTGAGCCGCGAGCAGGCGTGGGCGAAGGCGGCGACGCTCCTCGGCATGGTCGGGATCTCGGCCGATCGGGTCCGTAGCTATCCCCACGAGCTGTCCGGCGGGATGCGGCAGCGGGCCAGTATCGCGCTCGCGCTGGCGTGTGGTCCTGAGCTCGTGGTGATGGATGAGCCGACCACGGCGGTCGACGTGGTGATGCAACGGCAGATCCTGGCCCAGGTCCTGCGCCTGCGGCGTGAACTGGGCTTCTCGGTCGTTTTCGTCACCCACGATCTGTCGCTGCTGCTCGAGCTGGCCGACCGGATCGCGATCATGTACGCGGGCCGGATCGTCGAGATCGGCACCGCCGAATCGCTCTACACCAAGCCGAGACACCCCTATACCCGCGGCCTGCGCGACTCGTTCCCACCGTTGCGCTCGCCGCTGCGCCGGCTGACGGGCATCCCAGGCAGTCCACCGGACCTCCTCAATCCACCACCCGGCTGCTCGTTCCACCCGCGCTGTCCCGACCGGTTCGACGGTTGCGACCGAGAGCGTCCGGAATTGCTGACTGTCGACGAGCACGCGGTGGCCTGTCGGCTGTATCCGTCGGGAGATGATCGAGCATGA
- a CDS encoding ABC transporter permease subunit: MLASWKVRVGLSVLVFFVLLAIFGPLISADPRANDITSISEPPSADHLFGTTQFGQDVLAQTIAGARGSMLVGILAAAIGTLIAVLVGVPAGYFGGAVDNGLNFLTNLFLVMPVLPLILIVAGYVQGTGPWVIALIIGLFGWSGGARTLRAQALSLSSRDFVLAMRMVGEPHRRLIFCEILPHLTGWISAMFLHGMIGGVMAEAGLAFLGISDSGSISWGTMIQSAQQQSAVLRGLWWWFVPPGLCIALIGTAATMVNFGVDEVSNPKLRMARRSVLVRTRKAVEA; the protein is encoded by the coding sequence GTGCTCGCAAGCTGGAAGGTCCGCGTAGGGCTGTCAGTGCTGGTGTTCTTCGTACTGCTTGCCATCTTCGGTCCCCTGATCAGTGCGGACCCGCGCGCCAACGACATCACCTCGATCTCTGAGCCCCCGAGTGCGGACCATCTGTTCGGCACCACCCAGTTCGGTCAGGACGTTCTCGCGCAGACCATCGCCGGTGCTCGCGGTTCGATGCTGGTCGGCATCCTCGCGGCCGCTATCGGCACGCTGATCGCGGTCCTTGTCGGCGTACCGGCAGGGTACTTCGGCGGTGCGGTGGACAACGGACTGAACTTCTTGACCAACCTCTTCCTGGTGATGCCGGTCCTGCCGCTGATCCTGATCGTGGCCGGCTACGTCCAGGGCACCGGGCCGTGGGTGATCGCGCTGATCATCGGTCTGTTCGGCTGGTCCGGCGGTGCCCGGACACTCCGGGCCCAGGCGCTCAGTCTGAGCAGCCGTGACTTCGTGCTGGCGATGCGGATGGTGGGCGAACCCCATCGCCGGCTGATCTTCTGCGAGATCCTTCCGCACCTGACCGGCTGGATCTCGGCGATGTTCCTGCACGGCATGATCGGCGGTGTGATGGCGGAGGCCGGGCTTGCGTTCCTCGGTATCTCCGACTCCGGCTCGATCAGCTGGGGCACGATGATCCAGTCCGCTCAGCAGCAGAGCGCCGTACTGCGCGGGTTGTGGTGGTGGTTCGTGCCGCCGGGGTTGTGTATCGCCTTGATCGGTACGGCGGCGACGATGGTCAACTTCGGCGTCGACGAGGTGTCGAACCCCAAACTGCGGATGGCCCGACGTTCCGTGCTCGTGCGGACACGCAAGGCGGTGGAGGCGTGA
- a CDS encoding ABC transporter permease — protein MRLAFLARRLGFYLAAAVAAIGLNFLLPRLMPGDPSSAIVEELERVSGQQVPAETLMSIRAIFGNPSDNLAQQFVDYARQLSHGDLGVSVVNFPVPVADLVLQALPWTLLLVGATTITAFAIGTLLGVVAGWKAGSRFDAILTPFTTFLSSVPYFWVALLALWVFGFVLGWTPLSGGYDADLPQGFSFAYAVSVLHHGLLPAATIVFSAFGGWLLGMRNMTVTTVREDYVLLAQAKGLSPRRVMFRYAARNAMLPSFTGFAMALGGVVGGALLTEIVFSYPGIGYLLYEALQKRDYPMMQGVFLLITLAVLLANLVADLAYVLLDPRIRAKG, from the coding sequence ATGAGACTGGCGTTCCTGGCCCGGCGGCTCGGGTTCTACCTGGCCGCGGCGGTGGCCGCGATCGGGCTGAACTTCCTGCTCCCACGGCTGATGCCGGGCGATCCGTCGTCCGCGATCGTCGAGGAGCTCGAACGGGTCAGCGGACAGCAGGTCCCGGCGGAGACGCTGATGTCGATCCGGGCGATCTTCGGCAACCCGTCGGACAACCTGGCGCAGCAGTTCGTCGACTACGCGCGCCAACTGTCACACGGTGACCTCGGCGTCTCGGTGGTCAACTTCCCGGTCCCGGTCGCCGACCTGGTCCTGCAGGCGCTGCCGTGGACGCTCCTGCTCGTCGGTGCGACGACCATCACCGCCTTCGCGATCGGCACACTGCTGGGCGTCGTCGCCGGGTGGAAAGCGGGCAGCCGATTCGACGCCATCCTGACTCCGTTCACCACGTTCCTGTCGAGCGTCCCGTACTTCTGGGTCGCGCTGCTCGCCCTCTGGGTCTTCGGCTTCGTCCTCGGCTGGACCCCGCTGTCCGGCGGATACGACGCAGACCTGCCACAGGGGTTCAGTTTCGCGTACGCCGTCAGCGTGCTGCATCACGGACTATTGCCCGCAGCAACGATCGTGTTCTCGGCCTTCGGCGGCTGGCTGCTCGGGATGCGGAACATGACGGTGACCACGGTCCGCGAGGACTACGTGCTGCTCGCACAGGCGAAAGGCCTCTCGCCGCGCCGGGTGATGTTCAGGTACGCCGCCCGGAACGCGATGCTGCCGAGCTTCACCGGTTTCGCGATGGCGCTCGGCGGGGTCGTCGGCGGTGCGCTGCTGACCGAGATCGTCTTCAGCTACCCGGGGATCGGCTATCTGCTGTACGAGGCGCTGCAGAAGCGGGACTACCCGATGATGCAGGGCGTCTTCCTGCTGATCACGTTGGCCGTTCTCCTGGCCAACCTGGTCGCCGACCTGGCGTACGTACTGCTCGATCCGCGCATCCGGGCGAAGGGGTGA
- a CDS encoding LacI family DNA-binding transcriptional regulator, producing MTPSADPSRVPGRPARLKDVAELAGVSLKTVTNVVHERRHVKAETRARVKAAIAELGYTPSLVGRQLQSGRSNIVALAVPRIDEPYLGALAHALILAGERHGYAVFTDETGRSDQHELRAAGGYPGQNIDGVIYSPLAVDPQRMAEMSRFTPMVLLGEHLSEGAADYVAIDNEQSARDVVRHLADGGRQRIAYVGGNPARPASVGQLRLEGFRAEVESLGLESRADWLLRCDRYSREAGVAMAEQLLPRIGEIDALVCASDLLAIGAIRTFTEHRVRVPDDVAVIGWDNIVDGRYLSPSLSSVATDLDLLADRAFEALISRIQGNRAPAEVYTVPHELMIRESSRPTTT from the coding sequence ATGACGCCGTCCGCCGACCCGAGCCGCGTGCCCGGTCGCCCCGCCCGGCTGAAGGACGTCGCGGAACTGGCCGGGGTGTCGTTGAAGACGGTGACCAACGTGGTCCACGAGCGGCGCCACGTGAAGGCGGAGACCCGCGCGCGGGTCAAGGCCGCCATCGCCGAACTGGGCTACACGCCTTCCCTCGTCGGGCGACAGCTGCAGAGCGGCCGCAGCAACATCGTGGCGCTGGCCGTGCCGCGGATCGACGAACCGTACCTCGGCGCGCTGGCGCACGCGCTGATCCTGGCGGGAGAACGGCACGGTTACGCGGTCTTCACCGACGAGACCGGTCGCAGCGACCAACACGAACTGCGCGCCGCCGGCGGATACCCGGGACAGAACATCGACGGGGTGATCTACAGCCCGCTGGCCGTGGACCCGCAGCGGATGGCGGAGATGAGCCGGTTCACTCCGATGGTGCTGCTCGGCGAGCATCTGAGCGAAGGCGCCGCGGACTATGTCGCGATCGACAACGAACAGTCCGCCCGGGACGTCGTACGGCATCTGGCCGACGGCGGACGGCAGCGGATCGCGTACGTCGGCGGCAACCCGGCCCGGCCGGCGAGTGTCGGCCAGCTGCGGCTGGAAGGCTTCCGCGCCGAGGTGGAATCCCTCGGCTTGGAGAGCCGTGCCGACTGGCTGCTCCGATGCGACCGGTACAGCCGCGAGGCCGGCGTCGCGATGGCCGAACAGTTGCTCCCCCGAATCGGCGAGATCGACGCTCTGGTCTGCGCAAGCGACCTGCTGGCGATCGGCGCCATCCGAACCTTCACCGAGCACCGTGTCCGAGTCCCCGACGATGTGGCGGTGATCGGCTGGGACAACATCGTCGACGGCCGCTACCTGTCCCCCAGCCTCAGCAGCGTCGCAACGGATCTGGACCTCCTGGCGGACCGGGCGTTCGAGGCCCTGATCAGCAGAATCCAGGGAAACCGCGCCCCAGCCGAGGTCTACACCGTCCCCCACGAACTCATGATCCGCGAGTCGAGCCGACCGACTACCACGTAG